The Roseimicrobium gellanilyticum DNA segment CACCCTAACGCTTCAGAGATCCGGTCTTTTCATCAGACGTTACACCAAAACGGACCGCCGGAGCAAGGGGGCAGATGGCGCACCGCCACGGCGGACCCATGCCGCGATCCACGGACATGAGTTCCATCAATCAAAACCAGCCCGAGCACAACCACGACGACCTCGCGGGACCGCAGGCGGTCGACAAGATCCGGGAGTTGGTCGGCAAGGCGCAGACCTGCTTCTTCTGTACCAAGGTGATGGTCACCGGTTCCTCGGGCGCCCGGCCTATGAACGTGCGCAAGGTGGATGACAACGGAAGCCTCTGGTTTCTCAGCGCCATCGACAGCCATCTCAATCGCGAACTCGCCCGCGACCCCTCAGCGCATCTCTATTTTCAGGCGTCGCCGCATTCCGGATTTCTCCATCTGAATGGGAAGGCGCGGGTGACGCAGGATGCCGTGAAGATTCACGAACTGTGGGAACCGATCATCAAGACATGGTTCACCCAGGGCGAGCAGGATCCGCGCATCACCGTCATCGAAGTCATCCCCACCGAGGGCTACTACTGGGATGTGAAGCACGGCAACCTGGTCGCAGGAATCAAGATGATAATCGGCGCCGCGATTGGTGAGACGCTCGATGATTCGATTGAAGGAGCGATTAGGCTGTGAGGCGGTTCTCGGGGCCCTGAAGAGTCTTATGGCCCCGACCACTTGAGCTGGGATCGCATTTCCGGAGGCACCAATGCAAACAGCCCCCGGATGAGTCCGACTTGCTGGGGATACATCGAAGACAATTTGACGTCACATTTTTCGCAGTACCAGCGTGCCTGCCAATTGAGAAAATGGATGTCGTGTTCCACGAACTCTGGCTTGTACATCGAGTTGGGCAGGTTGTGAATCAACTCAGCCTCGTAGTAAGCAGAGCGGTCGCGCATTCGACGCCACCAGCCCAGTGAGGCGACGTTTCGCAGGTGCGGAAGGGTCCTGCGAAGCATGAACTCATAGATCTCTTGCTTGGCGGAAGTCATCGCTGCGATGATGGGTTCGCCTGTAGACTGAACTCACACCGGATACTCCCACGGTCCGCGATACTTCCGGGCCAACAACTTGCTCGCCTCTTCATCGCCGATGATGAGTTCCTTCTCGGCATCCCAGCGGATGCTCCGTCCAGCCTTCCATGAGAGCATGCCGAGCAGGGGCAGGCACGATGAACGGTGGGCGCTCTCGATGTCTGCCACCGGTTTGCGTTTTTGCTCGATGGCATCGATCAGATCCGCCCACAAGGCGCCGATGTTGTGGCCGTCACCTTGGGGCTCCTGAAGCTGGGAGTCGCCATGTGTGTTGGGTGTCTTGCCATCCGCAGGGTAGAAGGTCCATCCATCCTTCCAGCCGATGTGCAGCGTTCCCTTCTCACCGTAGAAGTAGCAGCCCACATTGTGATGTTCAGGACCGTTTCCAGCGAAGCGGCGGTGTTCCCACACGGCAGTGAAGTTTTCGAACTCGAACGTGGCTACCTGGTGATCCGGTGTGTCGGTGGTCTGCTCCTTGTCATTCAGGATGGCGGGACCGGCGATGTCGCGTCCGCCGGTGCAGTACACCGTCTTGGGTCCCTTCTCGCCGCTCCACCAGAGCACCTGGTCCAGCCAATGCACGCCCCAGTCGGCCATGGTGCCATTGGCAAAGTCCAGGAAACCGCGCCAGCCGCCGGGGTGGATCTTGCTGCAAAAGGGGCGGAGGTTGGAAGGGCCGCAGTACAGATCCCAGTTCATGCCCTTGGGCGGCTGGACGTTGGCCTTGGGGGCTTCCGGACCGCCTCTGCTGTGGGCGAAGCAGCGCACCATGCCCACCTTGCCCACGGCACCGCTCTTCAGGAAATTCATGGCCTCCACGTGATGCGGCCCGATGCGGCGATGCAGGCCCACCTGCACGAGCACTCCGGAGTCTTTGGCCGCATGCACCATCGCCTTGCTTTCGTTCACGGTGTGTCCGGTGGGCTTTTCCACCAGTACATGGGCGCCCGCCTTCACCGCAGCGATGGTCTGCAGCGCATGCCAGTGATCCGGCGTTGCGATGATCACGATCTCCGGCTTCTCCTTCTCCAGCATCTCGCGGTAGTCCTCGTACTTCTTCGGCGTCTCGCCGTTCTCGGCATTGACGTCGTTCACCGCATTCTCCGCCACGTTGTCATCCGCATCGCACACGGCGCACACAGTGACGCGACCGGAGGCGATGGCTTCGCGCAGGATGTTCATGCCCCACCAGCCGGATCCGATGAGCGCCGTGCGGTATTTCTTCCCAGACTTCTGCGCCAGGATGGGCACGGCGGAGAAGGCACTGGCCGCAGTGACAGCGGCGGTCGTCAGGAAGTGGCGGCGTTGCATGGGCGTGAGAATGGCAGGCGGATCGTGGAGAGGGAGAAATCGTGACGGAGTGGCGGATTCAGTCAAGAATCTTCCTGATGCGCCAGCGAATCGGCGAGGTTACCTTGGACGCCGCAGCACATGGAGACCGCCGAATTGATAGAACCAGGATTCACAGTGGCCGATGCCAATAGGCCGGACCTGACCACTACCGAGGGAAACCTGCGGATTCATTTCACCCAATGGAACGACGAGCCCACCCAGGTGTTGTTCGTGGATGCCATCGCTCATCGCTGGGGGGAGATCAATTGGGATGGTGAGTTGGAAGGGGAACACTTTGATGGTACCCACATCATCCATCAGTCGAAGTGGATGCAATCGCTTTTCGATTGCCGCGAGTGTGCCCCTGAGGCGGGGTACAAACACTACAGGCTTAATTTCAATGCGGCGGGGTCTCTTGAGGTTATTGCCCGAGAAGTGACTGTGGAGATCGGTGGCGACGGGACGACGGAATACTCTCCCGGCTAGCGCGAAAATGGCGGGTTGGGAAACCCGCCATCCGCTGTCCGGTCAGGAGACCCGACTTCCTGGAAACTTTTGCGTCCTTTGCGTTCTTTTGCGGCTATTCCCAACCGCATTGCTGGCCGACGACGCTCAGCTTTCTGGATTCACCGGATACCCCTTCTCCTCCCACCATTCCTCAAGTTCATCCGCGCCGAAGTCGGCCAGGATCTCACCGTCCACGTCGATGCTCGGGGCCTTGGTCTGGCCGGTGAGTTCGCGCATTTCTTCGCGGGCTTCCTGATCGGCAGAGACGTTCAGTGTCGTGTATTCGATGCCGTGGTCGTCGAGCCACTCCATCGCTTCATCGCACCAGGGGCAACCGGACTTTACAAACAAGCGGACATTCATGGGGGTTATTTGAGATTTGGATTTTTTTGGGGGTGAATTTTTGGGGAGTGAGACAGGCAATGAAGCGCTGGGGTTCAGCGCTTCCTCATTCCTGCGCTCAATGCAATTTATTTTGTCCGCAGATCGACACACACAACACTGCCTGAGGCATTCCGGCCGTACAGCAATCCGTTGGCGAGCACGGGTACGGTCCAGCATTTGGGGTCGAGCACCTGGCCACGTGAGAGTGGCTCGAATGCCTTCGGAGAGGCCTTGGCGACGACGAGTTCACCGGATTCGCACAGGAGGATCAGCTTGTCACCGGCGGCGATTACTGCTCCGGCCCCGGCGCTTTTCTCTTCCCAGAGCTGCCTGCCTGTCGCCAGCTCAATGCACTTCAGGCTGGCACCGCGATCTTCATTGCCATCGATGCCGTAGAGGTGGCCATCGATGAGGATGGAGGCGTTCATCTGATTGCGCATCACGCGGTTCTGCCACACCACCTGCGGTTCACTTCCGCCGAGCTTGAGCAGGGCCGCGCCCTTGTTGTAGCCGGAGGAAATGAAGGCATGACCCTCATGGATGACGGGGTCAGCAGCATTCACGCCGTAGCTCGTGGTCCACTTGTGCTCCCACACTTTCGCACCTGTCTTGGGATCGATGGCCACGTAGGCGCGTCCCGAGCCGAAGGTGAGCAGCGTCTTCCCATCCTGCTGGTAGGGCAGGGGAGTGGAGTAGCCGGCGTTTTCGTCCGGGGATTTCCACACAACCTTGCCGGAGGCCTTGTCCAGGGCCACGCCGTGCTCGCCGACATTCAGCACCACGAGATTTTCCCAAATCAGCGGAGCTCCGGTGTAGCCCCAGTCAGGGAGGCGGAGTCCGGTTTCCTGCTGGATGTTTTTCTGCCACACGATTTTTCCCGTGGCTGCGTCGAAGCAGAACATGTCCCCCCAGCGGCTGAGGTGATACAGCTTTCCATCTGCGAGAGTAGGGGTGCCGGTGGTGCCGCCCTGGAAGAACTTGTCCCCAAGCTCCGCGGGGTAGGTGTGTTTCCACACTTCCTTTCCGGTCACTGCGTCGAAGCAGAAGACAGTGTCCTTTCCATCCGCATGGCCCGTAGTGTAGACCTTTCCGTCCGCGACGACGAAGGACGAATAGCCCAGGCCCACGGATGCCTTCCACAGAATCTTGGGGGAATCCTTCCAGTCGACCTTCCAGTCGGTTTCCTTGGAGATGCCGTTTCTGTCCGGCCCGCGCCATTGGGGCCAGTCTGCCCCCATCACGCTGGCGAGGGGTAGGAAACAGAGAAGAGCGAAGTGTCTCATGGTACGCAGGATGGGTAGTGGCAGGTGGTGAGTGGTGGGCAGGGAATCAAACGGTGGAGCGGGCGTTCCGTAGGGACGCCCGCTCCACAGTAGGTGAGTGATGGTGGGTCACTGGCCGCGGCGAAGCAGCCAAAAGCTATTTCGCCTGCACCACCTTGCACAGATGCGTCTTTGTGCGCACGAAAATGGCACCATCCGCCACTGCAGGCGAGGCAGTGACGGGAGACTCGAACTTGCTGGAGGCAATCACCTTGAACTCCGGTGCGGCGGCAACCACGGTGACGTCTCCTGTGTCGCTGATGAAATAGATGCGGTCCTTGGTGGCAATGGGCGAGGCGACGAACTTGCCTGGCGAGATGCGCTCGCTCCACACGTCCTCACCGGTCTTGGGATCGGCGCAGGTACCCACGGCGGCTCCGGTGGCCTGGAAGATGTGGCCATTCAGGAGGATGGGACTGGAGAGCACGGCATTGCGCTTGGCGCGGTCCCAGAGGATGCGTGGCGTCTCGGTGAGATCTCCTTTGGCGTCCTTGTCCAGCTTCAGCGCGGTGAGATGGGAGCGCTCGGAACCAGTGTTGATGTACACGATGTTGCCATCCACCACGGGGCGGGCTGAGGCGTTGAACTCGGTGTGACGGATGGTCCAGATTTCTTTGCCCGTCTTGGCGTCATAGCCGAACGCGGCGCGGGAACCCACGGAGATGACCTGCCACTGCCCGTCCACATTCATCAGGGTCGGGGTGCCGTAGGCCTTGCGCAGATCGCCGTCGCGGGTGGGTTTGCCTTCCTTGTCGAGGTCGCCGTAGTCGGTGGTACGGTTGGTCGTCCACACGGTCTTGCCCGTGTCCTTCTCCAGCGCGGTGACAAATTGTTTGTCGATGCCGTCAAAGGTGAGGATCAGGAGATTCTCAAACAGCACCGGCGTGGAGCCCGGACCGCGGAAGTGACGCACATTGATGTCACGGCGCTGCCAGATGACCTTGGCCGTCTTGGGGTCCAGCTTCGCGGTGCCATACGTGCCGAAGTGGACGTACACACCGGTCTCATCCATGGTGGGCGAGGGTGCGGCGTAGTTGTTCACCGGATTGCCCAGTTCTTCCGGCGCTTCGTTTTCGAAAAGAAGCTTGTGGTGGACAATCTTTCCGTCATGCCGGTTGATGGCATAGACGTACATCTTGTGGCCATCTGTGGTGGCGGAGGTGAACCAGACCAGATCCCCACCGATGATGGGGGAGCAGTGGCCTTCATTCTCGATGGGCGTCTTCCACGCAATGCCCTTGCCGCTCGCTTCGTCCCACTCCAGCGGCAGCTTTGCCCATTCGGACTCCGGAATCTTCCCGTCGCGCGTGGGTCCCTGGCGGTCCGGCCAGAAGAGGGGGGTGGTCGCTGGCTCTGCGAGCAGCGTGCCGCAACTGAGCAGGGTGGTGAGGAGCGCGGGCAGTTTCATGCAGGGTAGGAGAGCACAAAAAAACGCACGGCAAAACGAATGTCTTGCCGTGCGGGATAAATGGTTTCGAAGCGACCTTATTATTTACTCTGCCGCAAGGTACTTCTCCACGAGTTCCTCGAGCTTGCCCCGTGCGTTGGTGCTCACCACCATGCCCTTCTTGTCCACCAGCCACATCGCGGGAATGCTGTTGATCCCATATTTGGTGGAAATGTCGTTTTTCCAACCCTTGCCATCGAAATACTGGGGCCATGCCATGCCCTTGTCCTTCACAAAAGCCTCCAGCTTGGCCTTGTCCTGATCGAGCGAAATGCCCACGATCTCGAAGCCCTTGGGATGCAGCTTTTCATAGGCCTTCAGCACGTTCGGCATTTCCGCCACACACGGGCCACACCACACGGCCCAGAAGTCGATGAGCACCACCTTGCCTCGCATCTTGGAGAGATCGATTTCACGGCCATCCACGGCGGTGAATTTCAGATCCAGGGGTTTGTCTTTGATGCCTGCGAGCGCGGTGATGGATTTGAGCTTCTGCTCAAACATCGGGGCAAACTTGCTCTGGGGATTTGCCTTGAGATAGGCCTCGGCGTCCTTGGCCCAGGCCGTTTCGCCGCCGGGCGATTCGTCCAGGTTCTGGACCCTGTTGACCAGCTTCATGCCCGTGGCATTTGCCTTCATCTCGGCGGAGGCGTCGGGCGCGTTGAGAATTTCGTCGGCCAGCTTGTCCGCAGAGGGAGCATCTTTCTGGCCCACGAAGTCGCGGGCGCGTGAGATTTCCAGCTCGAAGTACTTGGCTTCCCAGCGTCGGGCATCGGTCGGTGCCTTCTCGCTAAACGCCTTGGCTGCGGCGTCGTATTCGGCGAGTCCCTTCTTCAGCATCTCCACCGCCTCCTCCCGGGACTTGGGGCGTGTCTCCGGCTGCTTGATGCTCTTCATGGCCGCTTCTACTTTTTTCCAGCTTTCGTCGGCAGCGGCGTCGGCGAAAATTTGAGGGACGGCCAGGGCATAGGCAGCGGCCAGGAGGGTCAGGATGCGGGCTTGCATGGGGACAAGGTACAGGCAGCTTCCGAAGCACGGCAAGCATATCTCCCGGGCGGCGGGTGAATTCCTCCTGAAGAAAGCGCACGGCGGGAGCGTTAGCAGCCTTCTGTCATGTCCACCTTCTCCTCTTTCTCTCTTTTGGCCGTCATTGGCATGGGCTTCATCACGCTGTCACCTGCGCACCTCTGTGCTGAACTGACGGATGAGCAAAAGAAGGTGCCTCTGGAGGTGGATACGAAGGATGCATCGCTGGCCAAAGTGGTGCTGCTGGCAGGCACTCCCAGCAATAAACCCGGACAGCACGAGTATTTCGCCGGCTGCGCTCTCATGCTGGACTGGCTGAAGCAACAACCCGGTGTGTGGCCCGTGATGGTGGCGGAGGGCTGGCCGAAGGATGAGTCGATTCTCAAGGGCGCCAAATCCGTGGTCTGCTACATGGATGGGGGTGACAAGTTTGCCTTGTTGGAGCCTGCTCGCTGGCAGCGCATTTCCCAGCTCATGGATGAAGGCGCCGGGCTCATCATGCTGCACCAGGCGGTGGAGGTGCCTGAAGCTCAGGCGGCTCAGTTCAAGTCCTGGATGGGGGGTGTCTGGCAGAAGGACATTGGCAATCGTGGTCATTGGGACATGAGCTTTGATAGCATCCCGCAACATGACACCACGCGCGGGGTGAAGCCCTTTGCCGCACCGAAGGACGGATGGCTCTTCAACTTGCACTTCGCGGACAGGGGCGTGACGCCACTCCTCACCGGTCAGGTACCGGACAAATCCCGCACCACGGAAGATGCGAAGTCACACGCTGGTCGCGCCGAAGTCATCGCCTGGGCCTATGAACGCGCCAATGGCGGGCGCAGCGTGGGATTCACCGGATGTGACCTGCACTCCGCGTGGGGCATCGAGAGCCAGCGGCGCTTCATGGTGAATTCGATTCTCTGGGCATCGAAACTTCCCGTGCCGGACGCAGGCACCACGGTGCCAGCCTGCAGCGATGACGATTTGAAGAAGAACTGGGATCGCAAGGCTCTCATCCTCCGCGGCAAGCCCGCGCAGCCAGCCGCAACTTCACCTACTGCCAGCACCACCGGAAACTCCCAATGAACAAAAAGGCACTGTCACTGACGTTCTGCACCCTTCTCAGTCTTACAGCACCCGCGGTGTGGAGTGCAGAAACCGAAATCGTCGATGCCCTCAGGACGGGTCAATTCAATGTGAAAGTGGTTGGTGACCACGCCACGGAGATCGGCTGGGGGAAGGGAGAATGGACGCCCGAATTGTGGAACAAGCTTCCGGAGTTGCCGGAAATGTCGCTGGTGCGTGGCACGGCGAAGTTTGCCGATGCCAAGGCGCTGGAGGTGCTCACGAAGCTGCCAAAACTCCATACGGTCTATTTCAACGCCACGATCTTCGATGACTCGGGCTTTGCCGTGCTCGCGAAGTGCAAAGAACTGCAGAGCATCTCGCTGGATCACAACTTCATCATCAGTGGCAGCGGAGCGGGCGCGCTCAAGGATTTGCCGAAGCTGAAGTCGCTGCGTTTCGGCGGCTGCACGAAGATGACCAGCGAAGCGGCAAAAGCTTGCGCACAGCTTACCCAGTTGGAGTCCCTTCAGTTCTTCCACATGGGGGCCAGTGATGAAGACGTGGCCACGCTCCTGCCACTCGCTGGAAATCTGAAAGCCTTCGTGGTTGCCTCGCAATTCAACGGTGAGTTGAGCGGAGCTGCTTTGGAGCACCTGGCGAAGTTTAAGAATCTGGAGTCGCTCAAGTTTGGCGAAGTCGTGGTAAGCTATGATGGTGGACTGAAGCATCTGGCTACACTAAAGAACCTCAAGAAACTGGAGCTCGACAAGGTCGGCGCCAGCGAGGAGGACATCAACAAGCTGAAGGCGGCGCTGCCCGGCTGCGAGATCAAGTGGACCCCGCCATCTGCCCAAGAAGCGGAACGCTATCAGAAGAGTCTCGCCAAGCTGCGTGGAAATTCTTAAGCTACGATTCCTTCATTTTCACGAATCCCATGAAACGTTCTGCATTCCTTTCTCTCCTTCTGGCCATCGGGCTGTGCGGTTTTTCGCACGCCCAGGCTCCGTCCAAGCCCACCACCGGTCTGCAACTTTACAGCTTGCGCAGCCAGACCGCCCTGCGTGGCGTGCCGTGGGTGCTGGATAAGGTGAAGGAGTTTGGCATCACCGAACTTGAACTCGCTGGCACGGGCAACCTCACACCGGAGCAGTTCAAAGCAGAGGTGGACAAGCGCGGCCTCAAGGCCGTGAGCAGCCACTTCCCCTACGGACGCTACAAGAATGATCTCGCCAATGTGGTGAAGGATGCAAAGGCGCTCGGCATCAAATTCGCCGGCTGCGCCTGGATTGATCACAAGGATGCCTTTGATGAAGCCGAATGCCGCGATGCCATTGCGGTGTTCAACAAGGCCGGTGAGGCGCTCGCGAAGGAGGGCATCACCTTCTTCTACCATGCGCATGGTTATGAGTTCCATCCACACGGAAGCGGTACCCTGCTGGATCTCCTCATCACCGAGACGAAGCCGGAGTACGTGAGCTATCAGATGGACGTGCTGTGGATTGTCTTCCCTGGTCACGATCCGGTGAAGCTCCTCGAGAAATACGGCAACCGCTGGAAGCTGATGCACCTCAAGGACCTGAAGAAGAACGTGGCTACCGGCTCGCTCTCCGGCAAGACGGATGTGGAGAATGATGTGACGCTCGGAACCGGTCAAACGGACTGGCCTGCCGTGCTCGCTGCTGCGAAGAAGGTGGGTGTGCAGCATTACTTCATCGAGGACGAATCCTCCACGTCCATCGATCAGATTCCCCAGAGTCTGAAGTTCATGAAGACGCAGGGTTTTGAGTGATTGTAGAAGGCTTCTCCAGAAGCCTTTTTGCGGCCTGATTATCCCCTTGGCAGCCACGTCGTTCTGCGATGTGGCTGTTTACGTTTCAGACGTTTTGAAAGGCTTCTGGAGAAGCCTTCTACGTTGTTGCGCCAGCTGCCAGCGCCATCGCATCAATTTCAGTGACCACCGTGGCGAGCTGGCGATAGACCATCGCATCGTCCGGTGAGATGTTTGCGGGAGGCGCCGTCTTTTGCCACGAGTCTTTCGGTGAAGGTACACCCGACTCCAGGCTCTTTGCCAGCCCTTCCATCGTTTCTGTGATGCTGGTCACATAGGCGTGTGGAATGGCGAGCGGATCCCCTGCACGATGATTCAAATGCTGACCTAGCACGGTGATGGCGCGGGTGAGTCGCTGATTATAAGTCGTCAGTGCCGCGATCTGCTCAACGTCACCTCGTCGCTTCGAGGGTTCGCTGAGCAGGCGTTGCAAGGACGCCACAGCCTGGCTGTTCGCACGCTCGACCGTGCGCTTGGCCAGCACCGCGGCGCCTGTGAAGCGGTCCCCCTTCCCGAAGTGCTCGACCACTGATTCCAGATAGTTGCGATTCGCCCGTAGAGCAGCGGCCACGTAGCGCGGTGCCTGGGACTGCTCCCATTTCGGCCAGAGCAGGAAAGCGGCAGCGAGTGAGAGCATGCCACCGGCGAGTGTGGCGAGCAGCCGTTCCACAGTGAAGTCAAGATGCACGGGGATCATCGACTCCGTCATCAGCACGATCATGAGGGTGACGAAGAACACGGCATAGCCGTAGCGACGACGGACGAAGTACGCGAAGCAGAACGCCATGACCGACGCGCAGAGGATGAAACCGGCGGCAGGCATCTTCACCCAAAGAAGCAGGCTCCCCACGGTGCTGCCTGCGAGTGTGCCAAAGAGACGTTGACCCAGCTTCTGCCGGGTCGCGCCGTAGTCAGGCTGCAACACCACCAGCGCCGTGAAGGCAATCCAGTGCCCGCGCGGAATCTGGAACCACTGATGAATCGCCACCGCCACCATGAGCACCGCAGCGACGCGAAAGGTGTAGCGTACCAGCGTCCAGTCGAACTGGGCTGGAGGATTCACCCACGCGCCGAGTGAACGCATCGACATGCCGCTCAGGTCTGGCAGACGCAGCGCAAATCCGGATTGCGGCGTGCCGTGGTCGACGGTCTCCCGGAGCGTCAATTGCACTGTGGGTAGCAACTCGCTCACCATGGCAAGCATCTGTCTGGCCTGCAGCACTTCTTCATCTTGGAGTGCCAGCGATTGCAGTCGGGTATCGAGCACCTGGAGCAAGTCACCGGCGCGGCGGATGCGCACATCGAGTGCCATCAATTGCTCCGGCCGATGGGTGATGACGGTGAGTGCTCCAGAACGCAAGGCGCTCGCGAGGGACCGCAGTGCAGAATCAAAGCTGGGCCCAACGGACTTGAAGTCATCCCGCGAGCGCAGGGTCTCCATGGCCGTGTGGAGAGCCGTGGTACGGGTGGCCAGACGTGCGGCCAGTTGCGTCGTGTCATCCAGATGCGCGGCCAGACTCTCACTGCGCTGGCCCATGGTGGTCGCGATGACATGCAAGGTGCGGTCGACGGTGGCGCGCAGGGCCCCCTCTTTCTCGGGGACCTGCTGCACCGTGGGCTTGCCATCATCCGTTTCAGAGCGCATGGCCGTCACGAGATCTGAGGCCGCCACCCAAGTCTCTGCCACTGCATGCCGCACCGCATGTTGCGGACGGAAGAACCAGCCGGCCAGTTGCACCAGAATGCCGCCCAGCCCACCCAGGCACGTGGCTGCCATTAGGTGCCAGGCATGTGACCAGTCACCCGGCTCGGACATGGCCAGGAGAAAGAAGAGTCCGGACGCCAGGGCAAAGTTTGGCCCGTAGTCTCCGCTGAGGTACCTCCAGCACCCCGCGAGCATGGCCAGCACACCAATGGCCAGCACGGCGGTGATGAGGTGATTCCCTGCCATGGCGCCCGCCCATGCCGAGCAGGCAAGCACCGCCGTCAGCACGAGAAGAATCGCCGCCCGTGCGCGATAGTCACCTCGGACATCGAGCAGAGCCACATTCTGCGCGGCTGGCGCCGCCATGATCACTGCCCAGGGGTTCCCCGTCAGCAGGCAGAGAGACCAGGCCCCGGCCATCGCCAGCGAGCTGCGTAGCGCACGGGCGACATCTGTCGTGAGCATCGAGTGCTCAAAAACCTTCCCTGCCCTGGTCGAGTCGTGAGGTGAGGCCATGCTGCCTGCGCACTCTATAGCCAAACCAGTGGCATGGCAAAACGAGTGCGCAGGAGAGGATGCTTTCGACGAGGACTATTTGGCCGCCGAAGCCGCAGGCAGGGGCACCTGCGCATAAGTCTGCAGGTAGGCGACAAGGTCACGCTGCTGCTGCTCATTCAGCGTCAGGAGCAGGCCTTCCGGCATGAGGGACATGGGGAATTCCTCCTGCTTGGCAATCTCTGTGCGTTCCACCGTGGTTTCCTGGCCCACCATTTTCAGCGTAACGGTGCGCTGGGTCTTGGCGGCCACATTGCCGCTGAGGATGCGGCCATCCTTCAGGGTCATCACGGTCATGCGATAGTCCGCGGCAACCATGGCGCTGGGGTCCACGATGTTGTCCAGCAGGTAGCTCAGATCATGGCGACCGCTGCCGGTGAGGTCAGGGCCAATGTGATTCCCCTGGCCGTACAGTGTGTGGCAGGCGGCGCACACGTTGTTGAAGACAAGACGTCCCGCGTTCACGTCGGCTTTTGCCAGGGCATCCTTGGTAAGACGGGTCTTCAGGTCGGCGATGAGCTTCTTCTTGTCTTCGCTCGATTCACGCTGCTCGCCCCAGGCTTCAGCCAGTTTCTTGGTGAGGGCTTCATCGTTGAAGCCGCGAATCTGGCGGGCTTGCATGGCAGTGACGTCCGCACGCTCGATGCGGCCGGCGGCGAGGGCATTGAGCAGGGCGGCGGCGAATGCAGGACGCGACACAAGCGTGTCCAGCACGGCGGGACGTTCGGCGGGGTAGAACTTGCGATAGTTCTTCACCAGCAGTTCGCCGATGGCCGGGTCATCGAACGCGGCCAGGCCACGTGCGGCCACCGTGTTCAGACTGCGCACATCCAGCAGGGATTCGCAGGTCTTCCGGAGATCCGCATCCTTGGCATCGATGAGTGTCTTCAGC contains these protein-coding regions:
- a CDS encoding pyridoxamine 5'-phosphate oxidase family protein — encoded protein: MAHRHGGPMPRSTDMSSINQNQPEHNHDDLAGPQAVDKIRELVGKAQTCFFCTKVMVTGSSGARPMNVRKVDDNGSLWFLSAIDSHLNRELARDPSAHLYFQASPHSGFLHLNGKARVTQDAVKIHELWEPIIKTWFTQGEQDPRITVIEVIPTEGYYWDVKHGNLVAGIKMIIGAAIGETLDDSIEGAIRL
- a CDS encoding zinc ABC transporter substrate-binding protein translates to MTSAKQEIYEFMLRRTLPHLRNVASLGWWRRMRDRSAYYEAELIHNLPNSMYKPEFVEHDIHFLNWQARWYCEKCDVKLSSMYPQQVGLIRGLFALVPPEMRSQLKWSGP
- a CDS encoding Gfo/Idh/MocA family protein; this translates as MQRRHFLTTAAVTAASAFSAVPILAQKSGKKYRTALIGSGWWGMNILREAIASGRVTVCAVCDADDNVAENAVNDVNAENGETPKKYEDYREMLEKEKPEIVIIATPDHWHALQTIAAVKAGAHVLVEKPTGHTVNESKAMVHAAKDSGVLVQVGLHRRIGPHHVEAMNFLKSGAVGKVGMVRCFAHSRGGPEAPKANVQPPKGMNWDLYCGPSNLRPFCSKIHPGGWRGFLDFANGTMADWGVHWLDQVLWWSGEKGPKTVYCTGGRDIAGPAILNDKEQTTDTPDHQVATFEFENFTAVWEHRRFAGNGPEHHNVGCYFYGEKGTLHIGWKDGWTFYPADGKTPNTHGDSQLQEPQGDGHNIGALWADLIDAIEQKRKPVADIESAHRSSCLPLLGMLSWKAGRSIRWDAEKELIIGDEEASKLLARKYRGPWEYPV
- a CDS encoding glutaredoxin family protein; this encodes MNVRLFVKSGCPWCDEAMEWLDDHGIEYTTLNVSADQEAREEMRELTGQTKAPSIDVDGEILADFGADELEEWWEEKGYPVNPES
- a CDS encoding PQQ-binding-like beta-propeller repeat protein, which produces MRHFALLCFLPLASVMGADWPQWRGPDRNGISKETDWKVDWKDSPKILWKASVGLGYSSFVVADGKVYTTGHADGKDTVFCFDAVTGKEVWKHTYPAELGDKFFQGGTTGTPTLADGKLYHLSRWGDMFCFDAATGKIVWQKNIQQETGLRLPDWGYTGAPLIWENLVVLNVGEHGVALDKASGKVVWKSPDENAGYSTPLPYQQDGKTLLTFGSGRAYVAIDPKTGAKVWEHKWTTSYGVNAADPVIHEGHAFISSGYNKGAALLKLGGSEPQVVWQNRVMRNQMNASILIDGHLYGIDGNEDRGASLKCIELATGRQLWEEKSAGAGAVIAAGDKLILLCESGELVVAKASPKAFEPLSRGQVLDPKCWTVPVLANGLLYGRNASGSVVCVDLRTK
- a CDS encoding PQQ-binding-like beta-propeller repeat protein; the encoded protein is MKLPALLTTLLSCGTLLAEPATTPLFWPDRQGPTRDGKIPESEWAKLPLEWDEASGKGIAWKTPIENEGHCSPIIGGDLVWFTSATTDGHKMYVYAINRHDGKIVHHKLLFENEAPEELGNPVNNYAAPSPTMDETGVYVHFGTYGTAKLDPKTAKVIWQRRDINVRHFRGPGSTPVLFENLLILTFDGIDKQFVTALEKDTGKTVWTTNRTTDYGDLDKEGKPTRDGDLRKAYGTPTLMNVDGQWQVISVGSRAAFGYDAKTGKEIWTIRHTEFNASARPVVDGNIVYINTGSERSHLTALKLDKDAKGDLTETPRILWDRAKRNAVLSSPILLNGHIFQATGAAVGTCADPKTGEDVWSERISPGKFVASPIATKDRIYFISDTGDVTVVAAAPEFKVIASSKFESPVTASPAVADGAIFVRTKTHLCKVVQAK
- a CDS encoding TlpA family protein disulfide reductase, encoding MQARILTLLAAAYALAVPQIFADAAADESWKKVEAAMKSIKQPETRPKSREEAVEMLKKGLAEYDAAAKAFSEKAPTDARRWEAKYFELEISRARDFVGQKDAPSADKLADEILNAPDASAEMKANATGMKLVNRVQNLDESPGGETAWAKDAEAYLKANPQSKFAPMFEQKLKSITALAGIKDKPLDLKFTAVDGREIDLSKMRGKVVLIDFWAVWCGPCVAEMPNVLKAYEKLHPKGFEIVGISLDQDKAKLEAFVKDKGMAWPQYFDGKGWKNDISTKYGINSIPAMWLVDKKGMVVSTNARGKLEELVEKYLAAE
- a CDS encoding ThuA domain-containing protein, with the protein product MSTFSSFSLLAVIGMGFITLSPAHLCAELTDEQKKVPLEVDTKDASLAKVVLLAGTPSNKPGQHEYFAGCALMLDWLKQQPGVWPVMVAEGWPKDESILKGAKSVVCYMDGGDKFALLEPARWQRISQLMDEGAGLIMLHQAVEVPEAQAAQFKSWMGGVWQKDIGNRGHWDMSFDSIPQHDTTRGVKPFAAPKDGWLFNLHFADRGVTPLLTGQVPDKSRTTEDAKSHAGRAEVIAWAYERANGGRSVGFTGCDLHSAWGIESQRRFMVNSILWASKLPVPDAGTTVPACSDDDLKKNWDRKALILRGKPAQPAATSPTASTTGNSQ